A genomic region of Corallococcus macrosporus contains the following coding sequences:
- a CDS encoding non-ribosomal peptide synthetase, whose amino-acid sequence MARPSTLRLPPTAEVAFGATVLKQPELLRRASRVARRLRTEWNVQPGDRVGLMVVPGPEVIPAILGIWMAGAAYVPLDPFLPDERLLRILRDAGLRGVVTQRMHRVSVGLLETWLGSPLPFLEADAAVVDGKEDAEVPDFIDAPPDRPAYLIYTSGSTGEPKGVVCTFRGLVNLVHGVAPLLGLGPDTRHLQFASINFDASVWEVFPTLFAGGAVVQGSREDLLPGRRMAEYLSQQRVTHLCLPPSVLGQLGPHVDTLPDVACVVMAGERCPAPLAERWHASGRRVFNAYGPTEGTVCATAYRVKGGESPVPIGQALPGVRLRVVGPDGQDAAEGVTGEVWIGGEGVAEGYRNQPERTRERFPTDADGARWYRTGDEALRRADGALVFLGRMDQQVKLRGFRIELEAIEQALYAYPGVAQAAVTVFEHTDAQGQTTGLLVAYHSVQEGHTVDLDALRAHLGVVLPDYMVPHRFVALPRLPLMPHLGKVDRQALPPPMDWVGTTASEPRAAASEAPTTPIDKLCRAFERGLRAAPGTVTPSTHFFQAGGDSLGVAHVLARVEEDFGVSLPSRRVYSHPTPQLLLPFCEAGAVPAEGGPQSVRATLLTDARSTALPQLATPARVTQPPRTLLLTGATGFLGIHLLAALAPRVERIHCLVRARDDAEAGARLRATARKYGVHLPWRDGRIQAVAGDITRTRLGLEASVHDALALQCDAVVHSAASISYILPYADAGRPNVAGTQQVLAFCAYGRAKPLHHVSSLSVHGAVGTLLGVEEVAEDFALERSLDLMVYENGYTRAKWVAERIAADARDSGLPVSIYRPGFIQGHSRTGIGNADDMLCRLLVGNAQLGMSPDLPDKYWLPVPVDYVASATAHLVLTQAPGGTYNLTPEREQEPSHNALFDMLGEHGHPVRRVAPAVWLRELGRVGPDNALFPLVAFLREKVYHGTRTVLELHHRTPRVRTDHTRAALAGTDLQCPDIDAALLGRYVKDLFARHRCAAIAA is encoded by the coding sequence ATGGCCCGTCCGTCCACGCTGCGTCTGCCCCCGACCGCGGAGGTCGCCTTCGGAGCCACGGTGCTGAAGCAGCCAGAGCTGCTGCGCCGGGCCTCCCGTGTGGCTCGGCGGCTGCGCACCGAGTGGAACGTGCAGCCCGGGGACCGCGTGGGGCTGATGGTGGTGCCCGGGCCGGAGGTCATCCCGGCCATCCTGGGCATCTGGATGGCGGGCGCGGCCTACGTGCCGTTGGATCCGTTCCTCCCCGACGAGCGGCTCCTGCGCATCCTGCGCGACGCGGGCCTGCGCGGCGTCGTCACCCAGCGCATGCACCGCGTCTCCGTGGGGCTGCTCGAGACATGGCTGGGCTCTCCCCTGCCCTTCCTGGAGGCGGACGCGGCGGTGGTGGACGGCAAGGAGGACGCAGAGGTCCCGGACTTCATCGACGCGCCGCCGGACCGGCCCGCCTACCTCATCTACACCTCGGGCAGCACCGGTGAGCCCAAGGGCGTGGTGTGCACGTTCCGGGGCCTGGTGAACCTGGTGCACGGCGTGGCGCCGCTGTTGGGCCTGGGGCCGGACACGCGGCACCTCCAGTTCGCCAGCATCAACTTCGACGCGTCCGTGTGGGAGGTGTTCCCGACGCTGTTCGCGGGCGGCGCCGTGGTGCAGGGCTCGCGCGAGGACCTGCTGCCCGGCCGGCGCATGGCGGAGTACCTGAGCCAGCAGCGCGTGACGCACCTGTGCCTGCCGCCGTCGGTGCTGGGCCAGTTGGGCCCGCACGTGGACACGCTGCCGGACGTGGCGTGCGTGGTGATGGCGGGCGAGCGCTGCCCGGCGCCGCTCGCGGAGCGGTGGCATGCGTCCGGCCGCCGCGTCTTCAACGCCTACGGCCCCACGGAGGGGACGGTCTGCGCGACGGCGTACCGGGTGAAGGGCGGCGAGTCCCCCGTGCCCATCGGTCAGGCGCTGCCGGGCGTGCGCCTGCGCGTGGTGGGGCCGGATGGCCAGGACGCCGCGGAGGGCGTGACGGGCGAGGTGTGGATTGGCGGCGAGGGCGTGGCGGAGGGCTACCGCAACCAGCCCGAGCGCACGCGGGAGCGCTTCCCCACGGACGCGGACGGCGCCCGGTGGTACCGCACCGGAGACGAGGCCCTGCGCCGCGCGGACGGGGCGCTCGTCTTCCTGGGCCGGATGGATCAACAGGTGAAGCTGCGCGGCTTCCGCATCGAGCTGGAGGCCATCGAGCAGGCGCTGTACGCGTATCCCGGCGTCGCGCAGGCGGCGGTGACGGTCTTCGAGCACACGGACGCGCAGGGCCAGACGACGGGCCTGCTGGTGGCCTACCACAGCGTGCAGGAGGGCCACACGGTGGACCTGGACGCGCTGCGCGCGCACCTGGGTGTCGTGCTGCCGGACTACATGGTGCCGCACCGCTTCGTGGCGCTGCCGCGCCTGCCGCTCATGCCCCACCTGGGCAAGGTGGACCGGCAGGCCCTGCCGCCCCCCATGGACTGGGTGGGCACCACCGCGTCCGAGCCCCGCGCCGCGGCGTCCGAGGCTCCCACCACGCCAATCGACAAGCTGTGCCGCGCCTTCGAGCGGGGCCTGCGCGCGGCGCCGGGAACCGTCACGCCCTCCACGCACTTCTTCCAGGCGGGCGGCGACTCGCTGGGCGTGGCGCACGTGCTGGCGCGGGTGGAGGAGGACTTCGGCGTGTCGCTGCCGTCGCGCCGCGTGTACTCGCACCCCACGCCCCAGCTGCTCCTGCCCTTCTGCGAGGCCGGCGCTGTCCCGGCGGAAGGCGGCCCCCAGAGCGTGCGCGCCACGCTGCTCACCGACGCGCGCTCCACGGCCCTGCCCCAGCTCGCGACGCCCGCGCGGGTGACGCAGCCGCCGCGCACGCTGCTGCTCACCGGGGCGACGGGGTTCCTGGGCATCCACCTGCTGGCGGCGCTGGCGCCCCGCGTGGAGCGCATCCACTGCCTCGTGCGGGCCCGCGACGACGCGGAGGCCGGCGCCCGGCTTCGCGCCACCGCGCGCAAGTACGGCGTGCACCTGCCCTGGCGCGACGGGCGCATCCAGGCGGTGGCGGGCGACATCACCCGGACGCGGCTGGGCCTGGAGGCGTCCGTGCATGACGCGCTCGCGCTCCAGTGCGACGCGGTGGTGCACTCGGCCGCGAGCATCAGCTACATCCTGCCGTACGCGGACGCCGGGCGGCCCAACGTCGCGGGCACGCAGCAGGTGCTGGCCTTCTGCGCGTATGGCCGCGCGAAGCCGCTGCACCACGTGTCCTCGCTCAGCGTCCACGGCGCGGTGGGCACGCTGCTGGGCGTGGAGGAGGTGGCCGAGGACTTCGCGCTGGAGCGCTCGCTGGACCTGATGGTCTACGAGAACGGCTACACGCGGGCCAAGTGGGTCGCGGAGCGCATCGCCGCGGACGCGCGCGACAGCGGCCTGCCCGTCAGCATCTACCGGCCGGGCTTCATCCAGGGCCACAGCCGCACGGGCATCGGCAACGCGGACGACATGCTGTGCCGGCTGCTGGTGGGCAACGCGCAGTTGGGCATGTCACCGGACCTGCCGGACAAGTACTGGCTGCCGGTGCCGGTGGACTACGTGGCCAGCGCCACCGCGCACCTGGTGCTCACCCAGGCGCCGGGCGGCACGTACAACCTGACGCCGGAGCGCGAGCAGGAGCCTTCGCACAACGCCCTCTTCGACATGCTGGGCGAGCACGGGCACCCGGTGCGCCGGGTGGCT
- a CDS encoding NADPH:quinone oxidoreductase family protein has product MRALQLQRLAGPEGLVMVDVPEPEAGDGVLIDVVAAGVSFPDLLLTRGQYQMKPELPFVPGVEVAGVVRSAPAGARVKAGDRVMGFSFTLGGFAQVCVVPPELAFPIPEAWSFEQAAGVVMNYHTAHFALHRRGQVRQGETVLVHGAAGGVGTAAVQVAKGAGARVLAVVSDARKVEVAKRAGADSVLLLKDFQAGVREATDGRGADVVLDPVGGDVFDKSLKVLAPEGRLLVVGFASGQIPSVAVNRLLLRNVTVVGVAWGAFLMQAPELTGAIAKDLEALAARGIVNPVVGRVFPFEEGAQALRELESRQAVGKVVLKVKAG; this is encoded by the coding sequence ATGCGCGCGTTGCAGCTTCAGCGGCTGGCGGGGCCCGAGGGACTGGTGATGGTGGACGTCCCGGAGCCGGAGGCCGGGGACGGGGTGCTCATTGATGTGGTGGCGGCCGGGGTGAGCTTCCCGGATCTGCTGCTGACCCGTGGCCAGTACCAGATGAAGCCGGAGCTGCCCTTCGTGCCGGGGGTGGAGGTGGCGGGCGTGGTGCGCAGCGCGCCGGCGGGGGCGCGGGTGAAGGCCGGAGACCGGGTGATGGGCTTCTCCTTCACGCTGGGCGGCTTCGCGCAGGTCTGCGTGGTGCCGCCGGAGCTGGCCTTCCCCATCCCGGAGGCGTGGAGCTTCGAGCAGGCGGCGGGCGTGGTGATGAACTACCACACGGCGCACTTCGCGCTGCACCGGCGCGGGCAGGTGCGCCAGGGCGAGACGGTGCTGGTGCACGGCGCCGCGGGAGGCGTGGGCACCGCGGCCGTGCAGGTGGCGAAGGGGGCCGGGGCGCGCGTGCTGGCGGTCGTGAGCGACGCGCGCAAGGTGGAGGTGGCGAAGCGCGCGGGCGCGGACAGCGTCCTTCTCTTGAAGGACTTCCAGGCCGGCGTGCGCGAGGCCACGGACGGCCGGGGCGCGGACGTGGTGCTGGACCCGGTGGGCGGAGACGTCTTCGACAAGAGCCTCAAGGTGCTGGCGCCGGAGGGACGGCTGCTGGTGGTGGGCTTCGCCAGCGGTCAGATTCCGTCCGTGGCCGTGAACCGGCTGCTCCTGCGCAACGTCACCGTGGTGGGCGTGGCGTGGGGCGCCTTCCTGATGCAGGCGCCGGAGCTGACGGGTGCCATCGCGAAGGACCTGGAGGCGCTCGCGGCGCGCGGCATCGTCAACCCGGTGGTGGGCCGCGTCTTCCCCTTCGAGGAGGGCGCGCAGGCGCTGCGCGAGCTGGAGTCGCGCCAGGCCGTGGGCAAGGTCGTCCTGAAGGTGAAGGCCGGCTGA
- a CDS encoding M4 family metallopeptidase, whose protein sequence is MYEKRVFGALGAAALSLMVGACTDGAPASNTEDANVQKASANLAAGQKVIAADSDAVPTFLTGSFGSVPAPSAIQGIAAQQQLAPVLAGVAPLFRLDPNDLFLKKAYVGFDGDTHFRYGVTKNGILVQGAELRLHARNGSVFAVNTNARGDLKADAKASIAAEAALAAAIGDRSSPERASSNAEPQLVYRRSGNELVLAYEVRVQGELKDTTPVDDSVYVNAKTGDVFERVPHIHSAKNRQVNDMQHRTNVPTGGVRARWEGDAAHADPVVNNNYDHLGTVYDCYQNLFGRDSINNAGATLKSFVHYSNNYVNAYWDGTQMVYGDGDGVNASNLANSLDVTAHELTHAVTENESDLIYSGESGGLNESLSDIFGAVCEWYSKGKVIDANTWIVGDDVWTPSIPGDGLRYMDNPTKDGDSLDYYPDYSSGVDVHYSSGISNYAFYLMSQGGTHVRGKTTQVVTGIGFEKAARVFYKINADLLTSSSNFEAAKTASEQAATQLGFTAAEIASVGNAWKAVGVGVPVPPPVTTPIEKGVPVTGISGSSGSRAYYSVTIPEGATDVTFTMSGGTGDADLYVRKNNAPTDSLYDCRPYKSGNSEVCTFPTSGAKGIWYVMIKGFTSYANTSLSVTWKGGFVDIGNETRIENLSGVPGSVQTFIIDVPEFKKDSGINTLSVALGEGEGNADLYVRAAAAPTQFEYNCRGVKESATESCILRNIPAGKYYISVVGVPSLVDTTVNGYIKTVMAASYKVP, encoded by the coding sequence ATGTACGAGAAGCGAGTATTCGGCGCCCTGGGTGCCGCGGCCCTGTCCCTGATGGTTGGCGCTTGCACCGACGGCGCTCCTGCTTCGAACACGGAGGACGCGAACGTCCAGAAGGCTTCCGCCAACCTGGCGGCGGGCCAGAAGGTCATCGCGGCGGACTCCGACGCGGTCCCCACCTTCCTCACCGGTTCCTTTGGTTCCGTCCCCGCGCCCTCGGCCATTCAGGGCATCGCGGCCCAGCAGCAGCTGGCGCCGGTGCTCGCGGGCGTGGCGCCGCTGTTCCGCCTGGACCCGAACGACCTGTTCCTGAAGAAGGCCTACGTCGGCTTCGACGGTGACACCCACTTCCGCTACGGCGTGACCAAGAACGGCATCCTGGTTCAGGGCGCCGAGCTCCGTCTGCACGCGCGCAACGGCTCCGTGTTCGCGGTGAACACGAACGCCCGCGGCGACCTGAAGGCGGATGCCAAGGCCTCCATCGCGGCCGAGGCGGCCCTCGCGGCGGCCATCGGCGACCGCAGCTCCCCGGAGCGCGCGTCCTCCAACGCGGAGCCCCAGCTGGTCTACCGCCGCTCGGGCAACGAGCTGGTCCTGGCCTACGAGGTTCGCGTCCAGGGCGAGCTGAAGGACACCACCCCGGTGGACGACTCCGTGTACGTGAACGCCAAGACGGGCGACGTCTTCGAGCGCGTTCCGCACATCCACTCGGCGAAGAACCGCCAGGTCAACGACATGCAGCACCGCACGAACGTCCCCACGGGCGGCGTGCGCGCCCGGTGGGAGGGTGATGCCGCCCACGCCGACCCGGTCGTGAACAACAACTACGACCACCTGGGCACGGTCTACGACTGCTACCAGAACCTGTTCGGCCGCGACTCCATCAACAACGCGGGCGCGACGCTGAAGAGCTTCGTCCACTACAGCAACAACTACGTCAACGCCTACTGGGACGGCACCCAGATGGTGTACGGCGATGGCGACGGCGTGAACGCCTCCAACCTGGCGAACTCGCTGGACGTGACGGCGCACGAGCTGACGCACGCCGTGACGGAGAACGAGTCCGACCTCATCTACTCCGGTGAGTCCGGCGGCCTGAACGAGTCGCTCTCCGACATCTTCGGCGCGGTCTGCGAGTGGTACAGCAAGGGCAAGGTCATCGACGCCAACACCTGGATCGTCGGTGACGACGTCTGGACCCCGAGCATCCCGGGCGACGGCCTGCGCTACATGGACAACCCCACGAAGGACGGGGACTCGCTCGACTACTACCCGGACTACTCCTCCGGCGTGGACGTGCACTACAGCTCGGGTATCTCCAACTACGCGTTCTACCTGATGTCCCAGGGTGGCACGCACGTGCGCGGCAAGACGACCCAGGTCGTCACCGGCATCGGCTTCGAGAAGGCCGCTCGCGTCTTCTACAAGATCAACGCCGACCTGCTGACCTCGTCCTCCAACTTCGAGGCGGCGAAGACCGCGTCGGAGCAGGCCGCGACGCAGCTGGGCTTCACCGCGGCGGAGATCGCCTCGGTGGGCAACGCCTGGAAGGCCGTGGGCGTGGGCGTGCCCGTGCCTCCTCCGGTGACCACGCCGATCGAGAAGGGCGTGCCCGTGACGGGCATCTCCGGCTCCTCCGGCAGCCGCGCGTACTACTCGGTGACCATCCCCGAGGGCGCCACGGACGTGACCTTCACCATGTCCGGTGGCACGGGTGACGCGGACCTCTACGTCCGCAAGAACAACGCCCCGACGGACTCCCTGTACGACTGCCGTCCGTACAAGTCCGGCAACAGCGAGGTCTGCACGTTCCCGACGTCCGGCGCCAAGGGCATCTGGTACGTGATGATCAAGGGCTTCACGTCCTACGCGAACACCAGCCTCTCCGTGACCTGGAAGGGCGGCTTCGTGGACATCGGCAACGAGACCCGCATCGAGAACCTCTCGGGCGTGCCGGGCTCCGTGCAGACGTTCATCATCGACGTGCCCGAGTTCAAGAAGGACTCCGGCATCAACACCCTGTCCGTCGCCCTGGGCGAGGGTGAGGGCAACGCGGACCTCTACGTCCGCGCCGCCGCCGCCCCGACGCAGTTCGAGTACAACTGCCGTGGTGTGAAGGAGAGCGCGACGGAGAGCTGCATCCTGCGCAACATCCCGGCGGGCAAGTACTACATCAGCGTGGTCGGCGTGCCGAGCCTGGTGGACACCACGGTCAACGGCTACATCAAGACCGTGATGGCGGCCTCCTACAAGGTCCCGTAG
- a CDS encoding DUF418 domain-containing protein — MSETPSAGPTERSERVHALDALRGFALVGVFISNSLSSFNGRMLLPREEALALASAPLDVAVNSLFGLLVDQKFVTLFTFLFGLGFALQMTRAEAKGASIVPMYRRRLAVLFGIGLVHMFGVWVGDILATYAVVGFMLLPFRKRSDKAVLVWAAVLLFAFPITFTVGQRVLPTVLHGAAEAERAQKATRDEEAAHRAEFLAGLSSDSVVTSQWANVRFGWAGMNNPSRPLLLSIVLGRFLLGLWAGRRGLIQDVERHRPLLRRLAAWGLGVGSVIGLLVMVLNLVYRGVASPPGWLAWLRTPRDVGYLFMGTGYAAAFALLFQKERWRKVLGVFTPAGRMALTCYLMQSVMGLCLYDGWGLGLIGHTPPSRTVLYCAVLFAAQLAFCHWWLARFRFGPVEWLWRSLTYGRAQSMRLAPEGTASPAGAAH; from the coding sequence ATGTCTGAAACACCCTCCGCAGGTCCCACCGAGCGCTCCGAGCGCGTCCACGCCCTGGACGCCTTGCGCGGCTTCGCGCTGGTGGGCGTCTTCATCTCCAACAGCCTGAGCTCCTTCAACGGCCGCATGCTCCTGCCGCGCGAGGAGGCCCTGGCGCTGGCGTCCGCCCCGCTGGACGTCGCGGTCAACTCGCTCTTCGGCCTCCTCGTCGACCAGAAGTTCGTCACCCTCTTCACCTTCCTCTTCGGGCTGGGCTTCGCGCTGCAGATGACGCGCGCGGAGGCGAAGGGGGCGTCCATCGTCCCGATGTACCGGCGCCGGCTGGCCGTGCTGTTCGGCATCGGCCTGGTCCACATGTTCGGGGTGTGGGTGGGGGACATCCTCGCCACGTACGCGGTGGTGGGCTTCATGCTGCTGCCGTTCCGCAAGCGCTCCGACAAGGCGGTGCTCGTCTGGGCGGCGGTGCTGCTGTTCGCCTTCCCCATCACCTTCACCGTCGGACAGCGGGTGCTCCCCACGGTGCTCCACGGCGCGGCGGAGGCGGAGCGCGCCCAGAAGGCCACGCGGGACGAGGAGGCGGCGCACCGCGCGGAGTTCCTCGCCGGCCTGTCCAGCGACTCGGTGGTGACCAGCCAGTGGGCCAACGTGCGCTTCGGCTGGGCGGGGATGAACAACCCCAGCCGCCCGCTGCTGCTGTCCATCGTCCTGGGCCGCTTCCTGCTGGGCCTTTGGGCCGGACGCCGCGGGCTCATCCAGGACGTGGAGCGCCACCGTCCGCTGCTGCGGCGGCTGGCGGCCTGGGGGCTGGGGGTGGGCAGCGTCATCGGGCTGCTCGTGATGGTGCTCAACCTCGTCTACCGGGGCGTGGCCAGTCCGCCGGGCTGGCTGGCGTGGCTGCGCACCCCGCGCGACGTGGGCTACCTCTTCATGGGCACGGGCTACGCGGCGGCCTTCGCGCTGCTCTTCCAGAAGGAGCGCTGGCGCAAGGTGCTGGGCGTGTTCACGCCCGCGGGCCGCATGGCGCTGACGTGCTACCTCATGCAGTCCGTGATGGGCCTGTGCCTGTATGACGGCTGGGGACTGGGGCTCATCGGCCACACGCCGCCGTCGCGCACGGTGCTCTACTGCGCGGTCCTCTTCGCGGCGCAGCTCGCCTTCTGCCACTGGTGGCTGGCGCGCTTCCGCTTCGGCCCGGTGGAGTGGCTGTGGCGCTCGCTCACCTACGGCCGCGCGCAGTCCATGCGCCTGGCCCCCGAGGGCACGGCGAGCCCGGCGGGCGCGGCGCACTGA
- a CDS encoding DUF418 domain-containing protein, translated as MSEPSSAGPVDASERVHLLDALRGFALLGVFISNSLSWFSGRSLLPREQAKALTASTLETVVNSLYGFFVDQKFITLFSLLFGMGFALQMTRAEGRGTSIVPVYRRRLLVLFGIGAVHMFGVWVGDILSTYAMVGFALLLFRRRSDRTVLTWVAVLFVVLPLTLSIAQRYGPELLHGKEAAEASAKATREEEAAHRTAFFTGLSSHSVVASQQANAVYAWQNLPNPGRPIWLCIILGRFLLGLWAGRHRVLEEVERHRKLLVRVMAWGLAVGGAVATLSLVLNLMYRNVPGGGPLGGVNPPVWMVGMRTLREVGFLFMGTGYAAAFALLFQKARWRRVLGVLTPVGRMALTLYLMQSVVSIWLYDGWGLGLVGHTPPSRTVLLCLGVFAAQVALSHWWLARFRFGPVEWLWRSLTYGRAQPMRLASAGEARAAH; from the coding sequence ATGTCCGAGCCCTCCTCCGCCGGTCCCGTCGACGCCTCCGAGCGCGTGCACCTGCTGGACGCCCTGCGCGGCTTCGCGCTCTTGGGTGTCTTCATCTCCAACAGCCTGAGCTGGTTCAGCGGCCGCTCCCTGCTGCCGCGCGAACAGGCGAAGGCGCTGACGGCGTCCACCCTGGAGACGGTGGTCAACTCGCTCTACGGCTTCTTCGTGGACCAGAAGTTCATCACCCTCTTCTCCCTCCTCTTCGGCATGGGCTTCGCGCTGCAGATGACGCGCGCGGAAGGAAGGGGCACGTCCATCGTGCCGGTGTACCGGCGCCGGCTGCTGGTGCTGTTCGGCATCGGCGCGGTCCACATGTTCGGGGTGTGGGTGGGGGACATCCTCAGCACCTACGCGATGGTGGGCTTCGCGCTGCTGCTGTTCCGCAGGCGCTCGGACCGGACAGTACTCACCTGGGTGGCGGTGCTCTTCGTCGTGCTGCCGCTCACGCTGTCCATCGCGCAGCGCTACGGCCCGGAGCTGCTGCACGGCAAGGAGGCCGCGGAGGCCTCCGCCAAGGCCACGCGCGAGGAGGAGGCCGCGCACCGCACGGCGTTCTTCACCGGCCTGTCCAGCCACTCGGTGGTGGCGTCGCAGCAGGCCAACGCCGTCTATGCCTGGCAGAACCTGCCCAACCCGGGCCGCCCCATCTGGCTGTGCATCATCCTGGGCCGCTTCCTGCTGGGCCTGTGGGCCGGACGCCACCGGGTGCTGGAGGAGGTGGAGCGCCACCGCAAGCTGCTCGTCCGGGTGATGGCGTGGGGGCTGGCGGTGGGCGGCGCCGTCGCCACCCTGTCGCTGGTGCTCAACCTGATGTACCGGAACGTCCCCGGCGGCGGGCCCCTGGGCGGGGTCAACCCGCCGGTGTGGATGGTGGGCATGCGCACCCTGCGGGAGGTGGGCTTCCTCTTCATGGGCACGGGCTACGCGGCGGCCTTCGCGCTGCTCTTCCAGAAGGCGCGCTGGCGCAGGGTGCTGGGGGTGCTCACGCCCGTGGGCCGCATGGCGCTGACGCTCTACCTCATGCAGTCCGTGGTGAGCATCTGGCTGTATGACGGCTGGGGGCTGGGGCTCGTGGGGCACACGCCGCCGTCGCGCACGGTGCTGCTGTGCCTGGGCGTCTTCGCGGCGCAGGTCGCCTTGAGCCACTGGTGGCTGGCGCGCTTCCGCTTCGGTCCGGTGGAGTGGCTGTGGCGCTCGCTCACCTACGGCCGCGCGCAGCCCATGCGCCTGGCCTCCGCTGGCGAGGCGCGCGCCGCGCACTGA
- a CDS encoding metallophosphoesterase family protein, giving the protein MKLYAISDLHLRHKENHEALAALQPRPDDWLIVGGDVGETLADMELMLRTLTARFRQVVWVPGNHELWTMPSEQPPLKGEARYLRMVDLCHRYGALTPEDPYPRWPGEGPHRVVVPMFLGYDYTFRPDTVPADKALEWAWEDDLMCTDEVLLHPEPYPTRQAWCHARVERTRARLERLPPGCSTILINHYPLRYEHVRLPRIPRFSIWCGTRLTEDWHTRYRAEVVVTGHLHMPSTLWRDGVRFEEVSLGYPMQWRHRGGLERCLREVLPGPEKSIPPL; this is encoded by the coding sequence ATGAAGCTCTACGCCATCAGCGACCTGCACCTGCGGCACAAGGAGAACCACGAGGCGCTGGCGGCATTGCAGCCGCGCCCGGACGACTGGCTCATCGTCGGCGGAGACGTGGGCGAGACGCTCGCGGACATGGAGCTGATGCTGCGCACGCTCACCGCCCGCTTCCGCCAGGTCGTCTGGGTGCCGGGCAACCATGAGCTGTGGACCATGCCCTCGGAACAGCCGCCGCTGAAGGGCGAGGCGCGCTACCTGCGCATGGTGGACCTGTGCCACCGCTACGGCGCGCTCACGCCGGAGGACCCGTATCCGCGCTGGCCGGGCGAGGGGCCCCACCGCGTCGTCGTCCCCATGTTCCTGGGCTACGACTACACCTTCCGCCCGGACACCGTGCCCGCGGACAAGGCGCTGGAGTGGGCCTGGGAGGACGACCTGATGTGCACGGACGAGGTGCTGCTCCACCCGGAGCCGTACCCCACCCGTCAGGCCTGGTGCCACGCGCGCGTGGAGCGCACCCGCGCGCGGCTGGAGCGGCTGCCGCCGGGGTGCTCCACCATCCTCATCAACCACTACCCGCTGCGGTACGAGCACGTGCGGCTGCCGCGCATCCCGAGATTCTCCATCTGGTGCGGCACGCGCCTCACGGAGGACTGGCACACGCGCTACCGCGCGGAGGTGGTGGTGACGGGGCACCTGCACATGCCCTCCACGCTGTGGCGCGACGGCGTGCGCTTCGAGGAGGTGTCGCTGGGCTACCCCATGCAGTGGCGCCACCGCGGCGGACTGGAGCGCTGCCTGCGCGAGGTTCTGCCCGGTCCGGAGAAATCCATCCCGCCGCTGTGA
- a CDS encoding response regulator, protein MREPSSPPPSFLFVDADPRALAALRRLSRHLPGDKRFAQGVREAERLMGEAPPSVVVSGYGLPDGDGLCLLTCVRARHPRAACALHTSLPPSRGLREKGITWMDRAAPPQQVLALLASLG, encoded by the coding sequence ATGCGAGAGCCCTCCAGCCCCCCTCCCAGCTTCCTGTTCGTGGACGCGGATCCACGCGCGCTCGCGGCGCTGCGGCGGCTGTCCCGTCACCTGCCCGGCGACAAGCGCTTCGCCCAGGGCGTGCGCGAAGCGGAGCGGCTGATGGGGGAAGCACCGCCGTCCGTGGTGGTGAGCGGATACGGCCTGCCGGATGGTGACGGCCTGTGCCTGCTCACGTGCGTGCGCGCCCGGCATCCGCGCGCCGCCTGCGCGCTGCATACCTCGCTTCCGCCGTCGCGCGGGCTGCGGGAGAAGGGCATCACCTGGATGGACCGCGCCGCGCCTCCGCAGCAGGTGCTGGCGCTGCTGGCGTCGTTGGGTTGA
- a CDS encoding helix-turn-helix transcriptional regulator: protein MEKTLASRLGGAARVARTRLNLTQADVAERIGIASEVYGRLERGHMLPSIQTFRRLCVVLSISADEALGLKPSQDVKWAAEPPSDYGESAELRRLLRRAKQLDRGSIRILSVLASQFKPRS, encoded by the coding sequence ATGGAAAAGACCCTCGCATCCCGGCTCGGAGGTGCGGCCCGCGTCGCCCGCACCCGCCTGAACCTGACCCAGGCGGACGTGGCGGAGCGCATCGGCATCGCGAGTGAAGTCTATGGGCGGCTGGAGCGCGGGCACATGCTGCCCAGCATCCAGACCTTCCGTCGGTTGTGCGTGGTGCTGTCCATCTCCGCGGACGAGGCGCTGGGTCTGAAGCCGTCGCAGGACGTGAAGTGGGCCGCGGAGCCTCCGTCCGACTATGGCGAGTCCGCGGAGCTGCGCCGGCTGTTGCGCCGCGCGAAGCAACTGGACCGGGGCTCCATCCGCATCCTCAGCGTGCTGGCCTCGCAGTTCAAACCGCGCAGCTGA